In Strigops habroptila isolate Jane chromosome 7, bStrHab1.2.pri, whole genome shotgun sequence, the following are encoded in one genomic region:
- the FBXW7 gene encoding F-box/WD repeat-containing protein 7 isoform X3, with protein sequence MNQELLSVGSKRRRTGGSLRGNASSSQVDEEQMNRVVEEEEQQQRRQQEEQHIGRNGEIGGEEPGFDGRHESQQEQLEENNNRLITVDEESTCNQEEDDDEHTGDQEEEVEEEEEMDQESDDFDQSDDSSREDEHTNSNSVTNSNSLMDLPIHQSSPFYVKTKA encoded by the coding sequence ATGAATCAGGAACTGCTCTCTGTGGGCAGCAAGAGACGACGAACTGGTGGATCTCTTCGAGGTAATGCTTCCTCAAGCCAAGTAGATGAGGAGCAGATGAATCGAGTTGtagaagaggaggagcagcagcaaagacgACAACAAGAAGAGCAGCACATTGGGAGGAATGGGGAGATAGGAGGAGAAGAACCTGGATTTGATGGCAGGCACGAGTCTCAGCAGGAACAgttagaagaaaataacaatagACTTATTACAGTGGATGAAGAATCCACTTGTAAccaagaggaagatgatgatgaacATACTGGTGATcaagaggaggaggtggaagaggaggaggaaatggaCCAGGAGAGTGATGATTTTGATCAGTCTGACGACAGCAGTAGAGAAGATGAACATACTAACAGTAACAGTGTCACAAATTCCAATAGCCTCATGGACTTGCCCATTCACCAGTCATCGCCATTCTACGTAAAGACAAAG